DNA from Agathobaculum sp. NTUH-O15-33:
TGCTCAGCGCAGTCATCGTCGTGTGGTGCGTTCATATCTGTCGAAAAAAGCATTTTTTCTAAGCAAGGCTTGCCGCAAAAATTCAAATATGGTGGCCGGTCAGGCAAAAGTGGTTTTTGTTCACCGTCAGCAAACCGTCGCGCTGCATTTTTCCAAGCTCGCCTGAGAGCGCGCTGCGGTCCACGCTCAGATAATCGGCAAGCTGCTGGCGGTTGAAGGGAATTTCAAATTCGTTTTTGCCCTGACGCAGCGCCTGCTCGGACAGGTAGGAGAGCAGCCGCCCGCGTATGGTTTTGGAAGAGGTGTGAAAAATACGCCGCGACAGAATCAGATTCTTCTGCGCCGCGATGCGGAGCAGGTTGCGGATCAGCCGCGTATGGTGCGCGCAGGCGTTCGGGCATGTTTGAAGCAGGCGGCTGACATCCAGAAACAAGATTTCGCAGTCCTCCGCCGCGATCACGCTCACCATCAGCGGTTCGCCGGGCACGCACGCGTAGGATTCCGCGAACACCTGC
Protein-coding regions in this window:
- a CDS encoding Crp/Fnr family transcriptional regulator — encoded protein: MNVSFLAKTPLFFGADEEEVRAMLDCLGAVLKKLSKGSVICRAGDPARSMGLVLSGGVRIENDDVWGNRSILDHAGPGQVFAESYACVPGEPLMVSVIAAEDCEILFLDVSRLLQTCPNACAHHTRLIRNLLRIAAQKNLILSRRIFHTSSKTIRGRLLSYLSEQALRQGKNEFEIPFNRQQLADYLSVDRSALSGELGKMQRDGLLTVNKNHFCLTGHHI